From the genome of Streptomyces sp. NBC_00659, one region includes:
- a CDS encoding DUF6183 family protein has protein sequence MNDDQATPGDDASRRPLGDLSGMAELKLRAGSRPEELYEAAERLCREASDDGSAASAASAAAVRTIGRVADVLAETRSRDCARFAVDLVGRLLPTGPAGRREGDQLRRSVAAKLAEAQQLRDLALLFEELPDDAEDPSADVRACLLGEPALIGAGRGRPVLDAYAERLQELGHPLAVLPRTRLDVEHRFTVRVRGLGSVKTPDQLRSRFPEISPTDGGAAAGHTAGQTPDGTRARAAAEPFTAGGWAREPEVRFFTLPRPLDPDDFNISFVKELPLDCMVGEGAHRGGAVACRTTPDDVLNTLFAAAYDGGVNGRPQGGAYARLYAWKSLYALLGLPADVPFPEAVGQALDHRWLRFMAFTDWFHHDTADEAFAVLDPTRTRVTVLAATDTDTDGQ, from the coding sequence GTGAACGACGACCAGGCAACGCCCGGTGACGACGCTTCCCGTCGCCCCCTCGGGGACCTGTCCGGCATGGCGGAGCTCAAGCTTCGGGCCGGGTCGCGCCCCGAGGAGCTGTACGAGGCGGCGGAGCGGCTGTGCCGTGAGGCGTCCGATGACGGCTCCGCAGCATCCGCCGCATCCGCCGCGGCCGTGCGGACCATCGGACGCGTCGCCGACGTTCTCGCCGAGACGCGGTCCCGGGACTGCGCGAGGTTCGCCGTGGACCTGGTGGGCCGACTGCTGCCGACCGGCCCCGCGGGCCGGCGGGAAGGAGACCAGCTGCGGCGATCGGTGGCCGCGAAGCTGGCCGAGGCCCAGCAACTGCGCGACCTGGCACTCCTGTTCGAGGAGCTGCCGGACGACGCCGAGGACCCTTCGGCGGACGTGCGCGCCTGCCTCCTCGGGGAGCCGGCCCTGATCGGCGCCGGACGTGGCCGACCCGTCCTCGACGCGTACGCGGAGCGACTGCAAGAGCTGGGGCACCCGTTGGCCGTGCTGCCCAGGACGCGGCTCGACGTCGAACACCGTTTCACCGTCCGCGTCCGGGGCCTCGGCTCCGTCAAGACCCCTGACCAGCTCCGGTCGCGATTCCCGGAGATTTCCCCGACCGACGGCGGTGCGGCGGCGGGACACACGGCCGGGCAGACACCCGACGGCACGCGGGCGCGGGCCGCAGCGGAGCCGTTCACCGCCGGCGGATGGGCCCGTGAACCGGAGGTGCGCTTCTTCACGCTGCCGCGCCCGCTGGACCCGGACGACTTCAACATCTCCTTCGTCAAGGAACTGCCGCTGGACTGCATGGTGGGCGAGGGCGCGCACCGGGGCGGAGCCGTGGCCTGCCGGACGACGCCCGACGATGTGCTCAACACACTGTTCGCGGCAGCGTACGACGGTGGGGTGAACGGCAGGCCGCAAGGTGGCGCGTACGCCCGCCTGTACGCCTGGAAAAGTCTGTACGCGCTGCTGGGTCTGCCCGCCGACGTTCCGTTCCCGGAAGCGGTGGGGCAAGCCCTCGACCACCGTTGGCTGCGCTTCATGGCGTTCACGGACTGGTTCCACCACGACACGGCGGACGAGGCTTTCGCGGTACTGGATCCCACCCGTACACGGGTGACGGTGCTGGCCGCGACGGACACCGACACCGACGGCCAGTAG
- a CDS encoding NUDIX hydrolase: protein MIELVEHVDEHDHVLGVVERDEAVRENWPHRIATTICRDRQGRILVLRRAETLSRFPGHYDVMVGGAVGVGESYEEAAARELSEELGVRMPVRFMFKFLCQEGISPVWFGVHEAVVTEPLAPDPGEIAWQGWLTEAELCEVVDQRLFVPGGREALRRYLQSGSGS from the coding sequence GTGATCGAACTGGTTGAGCATGTCGATGAGCATGACCACGTGTTGGGTGTCGTCGAGCGAGACGAGGCGGTGCGCGAGAACTGGCCGCATCGCATTGCGACGACGATCTGCCGTGACCGCCAAGGGCGGATCTTGGTGCTGCGAAGGGCCGAGACGCTGTCCCGGTTCCCGGGCCACTACGACGTGATGGTCGGCGGTGCCGTGGGCGTGGGCGAGTCGTATGAGGAAGCCGCGGCCCGGGAACTGTCCGAAGAGCTGGGCGTTCGTATGCCCGTGCGTTTCATGTTCAAGTTCCTTTGCCAGGAGGGGATCAGCCCCGTGTGGTTTGGGGTGCATGAGGCTGTCGTGACAGAGCCCCTGGCCCCGGATCCGGGTGAGATCGCCTGGCAGGGCTGGCTGACTGAGGCCGAATTGTGCGAGGTCGTCGATCAACGGCTCTTCGTTCCGGGAGGACGGGAAGCTCTGCGCCGATATCTGCAGTCCGGGTCCGGCAGCTGA
- a CDS encoding RidA family protein, producing MTAERVNPPELSPAAGFSHAVVATGSRVVFLAGQTALDVDGKVVGETLPQQFERALANLLTALRAAGGAPADLARVTVYATDVADYRAHAAELGRVWRRLAGRDYPAMAVVGAVRLWDEQALVELDGFAVLA from the coding sequence GTGACCGCCGAGCGCGTGAATCCGCCCGAGCTCTCCCCGGCGGCCGGGTTCTCCCACGCCGTGGTCGCCACCGGCTCCCGGGTCGTCTTCCTGGCCGGACAGACCGCGCTGGACGTGGACGGCAAGGTGGTGGGGGAGACCCTGCCCCAGCAGTTCGAGAGGGCGCTGGCCAATCTGCTGACCGCGCTGCGCGCGGCGGGCGGCGCTCCCGCGGACCTCGCCCGGGTCACGGTCTACGCGACGGACGTCGCCGACTACCGTGCCCACGCCGCCGAACTGGGCCGTGTCTGGCGCCGGCTGGCGGGCCGCGACTACCCCGCGATGGCCGTCGTCGGCGCGGTGCGCCTGTGGGACGAACAGGCGCTGGTCGAACTCGACGGGTTCGCCGTACTGGCGTAG
- a CDS encoding DUF6299 family protein produces MMFRQAVGAAAGAALLLLLAPSAIAVSAPSDEVTVDPTATVEADGTITLSGTYRCTSAAGPVFVSSTVSQGDPRVSRPIGGSSAVCDGAEHRWSNSEKRAPRFLVPGPARVEATVFDLSATGLPLPSVHATREQGITVAQG; encoded by the coding sequence ATGATGTTCCGCCAGGCCGTCGGCGCGGCCGCCGGTGCCGCGCTGCTCCTGCTTCTCGCCCCGTCCGCCATCGCCGTGTCCGCCCCCTCCGACGAGGTGACCGTCGATCCGACCGCCACGGTCGAGGCCGACGGCACCATCACCCTCTCCGGCACCTACCGCTGCACGAGCGCCGCCGGGCCCGTGTTCGTGTCCTCTACGGTGTCCCAGGGCGATCCCCGGGTCAGCCGCCCCATCGGCGGCTCCTCGGCGGTCTGCGACGGCGCGGAGCACCGCTGGAGCAACTCGGAGAAGAGAGCGCCCAGATTCCTCGTCCCGGGACCGGCGCGCGTCGAGGCCACGGTGTTCGACCTCAGCGCCACCGGCCTTCCCCTGCCCTCGGTCCACGCGACCCGGGAGCAGGGCATCACCGTCGCGCAGGGCTGA
- a CDS encoding DUF5999 family protein, which produces MCSHRSSCPSADAAGPHIVSARPEQGWKLLCNGAIVFDDSGELLPDGSVIAPHRVFAGQLAVAA; this is translated from the coding sequence ATGTGTTCACACCGGTCTTCGTGCCCGTCCGCGGACGCCGCCGGCCCGCACATCGTCTCCGCCCGTCCCGAGCAGGGCTGGAAGCTGCTGTGCAACGGCGCGATCGTCTTCGACGACAGCGGCGAACTGCTCCCCGACGGCAGCGTGATCGCTCCGCACCGGGTGTTCGCCGGCCAACTGGCCGTCGCGGCCTGA
- a CDS encoding YunG family protein, producing MIPWNLLDIDKGLRASWAADTCSPDDLARCSWQPGNPAWGHCDITALIVNDIFGGDLMVGEVHCGGEQQGFHWWNRLPGGVELDLTREQFQDGQTVTAARVVERPPGPLPRRWEEYLLLRERVIKHLGHLPEPAV from the coding sequence ATGATCCCTTGGAACCTGCTGGACATCGACAAAGGTCTGCGCGCCAGTTGGGCCGCCGACACCTGTTCTCCGGACGACCTCGCTCGCTGCAGCTGGCAGCCCGGCAACCCGGCGTGGGGCCACTGTGACATCACGGCTCTGATCGTGAACGACATCTTCGGTGGCGACCTCATGGTCGGGGAGGTCCACTGCGGCGGGGAACAGCAAGGCTTTCACTGGTGGAATCGGCTGCCCGGCGGTGTGGAGCTCGACCTGACGCGCGAACAGTTCCAGGATGGCCAGACTGTCACCGCAGCCCGTGTCGTCGAGCGCCCGCCGGGGCCTCTGCCTCGGCGCTGGGAGGAGTACCTCCTCCTGCGTGAGCGCGTCATCAAGCACCTCGGTCACCTCCCCGAGCCTGCCGTCTGA
- a CDS encoding dihydrofolate reductase family protein, which translates to MGKVVMYSSVSVDGFVADENDQPGPLFDWLSSGDVPLDESGEVKVSQTSYDYTRPYWDQIGATLVGRHVFDMTDGWDGKPPGGIDHVVVVTHRPEPEGWDPEAPFHFVDGVEAAVAKAQELAGDRMVEVAAGDVGGQVLAAGLVDEVRMDVVPVVFGSGKRYFGSVDAQHLLEDPEVVIQGNRVLHLRYRVRR; encoded by the coding sequence GTGGGCAAGGTGGTCATGTACAGCTCGGTGTCGGTGGACGGCTTCGTCGCGGACGAGAATGACCAGCCCGGACCGCTGTTCGACTGGTTGTCCAGCGGTGACGTCCCGTTGGACGAGAGCGGCGAGGTGAAGGTGTCGCAGACGTCCTACGACTACACCCGGCCGTACTGGGACCAGATCGGGGCGACACTCGTCGGCCGCCACGTCTTCGACATGACGGACGGCTGGGACGGGAAGCCTCCGGGCGGGATCGACCACGTGGTCGTCGTGACGCACCGGCCGGAGCCCGAGGGCTGGGACCCCGAGGCGCCGTTTCACTTCGTCGACGGCGTAGAGGCGGCCGTGGCCAAGGCGCAGGAGCTTGCGGGTGACCGCATGGTCGAGGTCGCCGCCGGCGACGTCGGTGGCCAGGTGCTTGCCGCGGGCCTGGTCGACGAGGTGCGCATGGACGTCGTACCCGTGGTGTTCGGGTCCGGCAAGCGCTACTTCGGGTCGGTCGACGCGCAGCACCTGTTGGAGGATCCCGAGGTGGTGATTCAGGGCAACCGGGTGCTTCACCTGCGCTATCGGGTGCGCCGTTGA
- a CDS encoding tetratricopeptide repeat protein → MRVDIHGSRNAIHAGPGTQNVQFVYQWKPAYRIEDLPTAQLPLGGRALGQPSRLLRAAHQVVPFTGRHADLVQLANWRDTDRKGAVRLVSGPGGQGKTRLATHFADLTRTEGWTVWQAVTNASGSTGEVNGAATIGTGLLLVVDYAERWPKSHLEELLTEVLTRPDDVPVRVLLLSRPVGVWWESLETWITDRLDDRTESPTAVDARGLPPLAEVPDEREALFGQARDCFARHLGLADEEAALVEAPVNIAADDDYAQILTIHMTALASVAARQRGDRAPANPAEASAFLLKRERAQWVELRRSPEALVSSTPEVMGRAVLVATLTHHQVRDPHGWDALHRARLADRDGDANTILDDHLKCYPSLVGQVLEPLYPDRLAEDFLGLTTPASHDSSHPVPGAVVDDWAHLAVRRLILGRSGTDTPAPWTRHTLTVLTETARRWPHVATGQLYPLLREHPELALHATSATLVTLSELETLDLAVLECIEPRLPDRDTNLDLGIAAIVERLACHRLATTDDPLVHARDYHHQARRFYNAGLLGKAVAAGRKSLEAWRDLAAGDPVYEPEYARALDNLGNHLSAAGERDHARESSEQAVSLYRRLAEESAPDHESNLATALSNLASHLSDMGEREEAAARVAEALAIRRRLAEDNPEVPDPGLALCLVNHGNFLSDLGRRDEALAATDEAVRIHRRLAEANPAAYDPDLAASLNNLGNRLSDAGRLHDALARAEEAVTVKRRLVKANADMYRPDLARSLSNLGNHLSDIGRLADALEAEREATSIRELLARDNPTAFGAELADSQSNLGLRLSDMGQRRAAVAVTKSAVTAYRELRTNYRATFEPDLARALANYGCQLLDVGRPEEALAAGEESVALYRQLAAANEAAYELELANALTNLSIHLSELSRLEDALSATEEAVRILRRLAAADETAHGSGLARALNNLGLRLLALGRRDDALSAAEETVRIHRRLADSDPAAHEQDLAASLTNLGNNLSALGRHEDALAAGRQAVGIRRRLAAQNPDAHTVALALTLNNLGALLSETGRWEEALTATEEAVDIRRCLAEEDAAAHGPDLATSLTNLGNRLSRLGRWEEALTAARDAVDIRRRLAKPGSAVGPADLALMLNNLGVMLAEMGRWEEALTATEEAVDIRRLLAAKHPAVYEPEFATSLLNLGGQLSGVGRNGDALAVTEEAAGICRRWAAELPDAHGPLLARVLTNLGKFHVDADHREEAVAVSQEAVTVQRRLARGNPTAHEPELVLVLMNLGASLSGVGRVGDALAVTEEAAGICRRLASELSDAHAPALARVLANLGKLHSDLGQREEAITVSQEAVDLRRRLARGNPEAHEPSLIMALTNLGVALAGMGRRDEALAVADETVTISRRLASRSPAAFSHLHAFCLNNLGAHRSASGRWDEALSATEEAVALYRKASQDDPVTHEPALAGALTNLGLYLTLMGRLEEAVTVAEDAVDTRRRLAVALPAAHEPDLAASLSTLGLLLADAGRPVDALAVEEDALEIRRRLADASPAAFEHLLASSLANLGRHLAAVGRWEDARARTEDALSIQRRLAKANPAAFEFDLGQSLSTLGVQLANAGRWNDALVVAEEATVIMRRLADGGPVTFRAVLGHALTSLGNRHAEHGHWDSALAATREAVEIQGRLAADNPATHDPDHARVLSNLGSRLAATGDRTQALVAAESAVTVLRRVAAGCPAAYEASLGVALSNLGMWLVAAGRLDEALAVTEEAVGVLRRVAAGCPAAYEASLGVALSNLGMWLVAAGRLDEALAVTEEAVGVLRRVATECPAAYEANLATALAAMSWTRHQAQQHLPQAQHAATEAVQLFRTLAEERPERFAGVVGPVSRLRNALAREDKPDGDTADFWEWVVVNAEDLEA, encoded by the coding sequence GTGAGAGTCGACATCCACGGCAGCAGGAACGCGATCCACGCGGGTCCGGGCACCCAGAATGTTCAGTTCGTCTATCAGTGGAAGCCCGCGTACCGCATTGAGGATCTCCCCACCGCGCAGCTGCCGCTCGGTGGCCGTGCGCTGGGGCAGCCCTCCCGGTTGCTGCGCGCCGCGCACCAAGTGGTGCCCTTCACCGGCCGTCACGCGGACCTCGTCCAGCTGGCCAACTGGCGTGACACGGATCGGAAGGGTGCGGTCCGGCTTGTGAGTGGCCCCGGCGGTCAGGGCAAGACCCGACTCGCGACACACTTCGCCGACCTGACCCGTACGGAGGGCTGGACGGTCTGGCAGGCGGTCACCAACGCGTCCGGCTCCACCGGCGAGGTCAACGGCGCCGCCACGATCGGCACCGGTCTGCTGCTCGTGGTCGACTACGCCGAGCGCTGGCCCAAGTCGCACCTGGAAGAACTCCTCACCGAGGTACTCACCCGGCCCGACGACGTGCCCGTGCGAGTCCTGCTGCTCTCCCGTCCGGTCGGCGTCTGGTGGGAGAGCCTGGAGACCTGGATCACTGACAGGCTGGACGACCGGACCGAATCGCCGACCGCCGTCGACGCGCGGGGGCTGCCACCCCTCGCCGAGGTCCCGGACGAGCGGGAGGCGTTGTTCGGGCAGGCCCGTGACTGCTTCGCCCGGCACCTCGGACTGGCCGATGAGGAGGCCGCGCTGGTCGAGGCGCCGGTGAACATCGCGGCCGACGACGACTATGCCCAGATCCTCACCATTCATATGACCGCGCTGGCCTCGGTCGCGGCCCGGCAGCGCGGTGACCGGGCGCCGGCCAACCCCGCGGAGGCGAGCGCGTTCCTGCTCAAGCGCGAACGAGCCCAGTGGGTCGAGCTGCGCAGGAGCCCCGAAGCACTGGTGTCCTCTACCCCCGAGGTGATGGGCCGCGCAGTGTTGGTCGCGACGCTGACGCACCATCAGGTACGTGATCCGCACGGGTGGGACGCCCTGCACCGGGCCAGGCTGGCGGACCGGGACGGCGACGCGAACACCATCCTGGACGACCACCTCAAGTGCTATCCGTCGCTTGTCGGCCAGGTACTGGAACCGCTGTACCCCGACCGCCTCGCCGAGGACTTCCTCGGGCTCACCACGCCGGCGAGCCACGACAGTTCCCACCCCGTACCCGGTGCCGTGGTCGACGACTGGGCCCACCTCGCGGTCCGGCGTCTCATCCTCGGCCGCAGCGGAACGGACACTCCCGCGCCGTGGACACGGCACACCCTGACCGTCCTCACGGAGACCGCGCGCCGATGGCCCCACGTGGCCACCGGCCAGTTGTACCCCCTGCTCAGGGAGCATCCCGAGCTGGCTCTGCACGCGACGAGCGCCACACTGGTGACCCTCTCGGAGCTGGAAACGCTCGACCTCGCGGTACTTGAGTGCATCGAGCCACGGCTTCCCGACCGGGACACCAACCTCGACCTCGGTATCGCCGCCATCGTCGAACGCCTGGCCTGCCATCGACTGGCCACGACCGACGACCCGCTCGTCCACGCCCGCGACTACCACCACCAGGCGCGGCGCTTCTACAACGCCGGCCTGCTGGGCAAGGCCGTCGCGGCCGGCCGGAAGTCCCTGGAAGCCTGGCGTGACCTCGCCGCCGGCGATCCGGTGTACGAACCCGAGTACGCTCGCGCCCTCGACAACCTCGGCAACCACCTCTCGGCGGCGGGGGAGCGAGACCATGCACGTGAGTCCTCCGAGCAGGCAGTCTCCCTCTACCGCCGCCTGGCCGAGGAGAGTGCGCCGGACCATGAGTCCAACCTCGCCACCGCCCTGTCGAACCTCGCGTCCCATCTGTCGGACATGGGCGAGCGCGAGGAGGCCGCCGCCCGTGTCGCGGAGGCACTCGCGATCCGCCGCCGCCTCGCGGAAGACAACCCCGAGGTCCCTGACCCCGGTCTGGCACTCTGCCTCGTCAACCACGGCAACTTCCTGTCCGACCTCGGCCGACGGGACGAAGCCCTCGCCGCCACGGACGAGGCGGTACGCATCCACCGCCGGCTGGCGGAGGCGAATCCCGCCGCCTACGACCCCGATCTGGCCGCTTCGCTCAACAACCTCGGCAACCGCCTGTCCGACGCGGGACGCCTGCATGACGCTCTGGCGAGAGCGGAGGAGGCCGTCACGGTCAAGCGCAGGCTGGTCAAGGCGAACGCGGACATGTACCGGCCCGACCTCGCGCGGTCCCTGTCCAACCTCGGCAACCACCTGTCGGACATCGGCCGGCTTGCAGACGCCCTGGAGGCGGAGCGGGAGGCGACGAGCATCCGTGAGCTGCTGGCGAGGGACAACCCGACCGCCTTCGGCGCCGAACTCGCGGACTCCCAGTCCAACCTCGGGCTCCGGCTGTCCGACATGGGCCAACGACGTGCGGCGGTGGCCGTGACCAAGAGCGCGGTCACCGCCTACCGCGAGCTGCGCACGAACTACCGGGCCACCTTCGAGCCCGACCTCGCGCGGGCACTGGCCAACTACGGATGCCAGCTGTTGGACGTGGGGCGGCCGGAGGAGGCACTGGCGGCCGGAGAGGAGTCGGTTGCCCTCTATCGTCAGCTGGCGGCGGCCAACGAGGCCGCCTACGAGCTCGAACTTGCGAACGCACTCACCAACCTCAGTATCCACCTCTCCGAGCTGAGCCGGCTTGAGGACGCCCTGTCCGCAACCGAGGAGGCGGTGCGTATCCTCCGGCGGCTGGCAGCAGCCGATGAGACCGCCCACGGGTCGGGCCTCGCCCGTGCCCTGAACAACCTCGGCCTCCGCCTCCTGGCCCTCGGGCGCCGCGACGACGCCCTGTCCGCCGCCGAGGAGACCGTCCGGATCCACCGTCGGCTGGCGGACTCAGACCCCGCCGCTCATGAGCAGGACCTCGCCGCCTCACTGACCAACCTCGGCAACAACCTCTCGGCGCTGGGCCGGCACGAGGACGCCCTGGCCGCAGGGCGGCAGGCGGTGGGGATCCGACGTCGGCTGGCAGCGCAAAACCCCGATGCACACACCGTCGCCCTGGCTCTCACACTGAACAACCTCGGTGCCCTGCTGTCAGAGACGGGGCGGTGGGAGGAGGCCCTCACCGCCACCGAGGAGGCCGTGGACATCAGGCGCTGTCTGGCAGAGGAGGACGCTGCCGCTCACGGACCTGACCTCGCCACCTCACTCACCAACCTCGGCAACCGGCTGTCCAGGCTGGGCCGGTGGGAGGAGGCCCTCACCGCCGCCAGGGACGCCGTGGACATTCGGCGCCGTCTGGCTAAGCCCGGTTCCGCCGTCGGCCCGGCCGACCTGGCCCTCATGCTGAACAACCTCGGTGTCATGCTGGCAGAGATGGGACGGTGGGAGGAGGCCCTCACCGCCACCGAGGAGGCCGTGGATATCAGGCGCCTGCTCGCCGCGAAGCACCCCGCAGTCTATGAGCCGGAGTTCGCCACGTCGCTGCTCAACCTCGGTGGCCAGTTGTCCGGGGTGGGGCGCAACGGCGACGCGCTTGCCGTGACGGAAGAGGCGGCCGGCATCTGCCGCCGCTGGGCTGCCGAACTCCCGGATGCCCACGGTCCCCTGCTCGCAAGGGTGCTCACCAACCTTGGCAAGTTCCACGTGGACGCAGACCACCGCGAGGAGGCCGTCGCCGTCTCCCAGGAGGCGGTGACCGTGCAGCGCCGGCTCGCACGAGGCAATCCCACGGCCCACGAGCCCGAACTCGTTCTGGTCCTGATGAATCTCGGTGCCTCTCTGTCGGGTGTGGGGCGCGTCGGCGACGCGCTTGCCGTGACGGAGGAGGCGGCCGGTATCTGCCGCCGCCTGGCCTCGGAGTTATCGGATGCCCATGCGCCCGCTCTCGCGCGCGTGCTGGCCAACCTCGGCAAGCTCCACTCGGACCTGGGCCAGCGGGAGGAGGCGATCACCGTCTCCCAGGAGGCAGTGGACCTGCGGCGCCGACTCGCGCGGGGCAATCCCGAAGCCCACGAGCCCAGCCTCATCATGGCCCTGACGAACCTCGGTGTCGCGCTTGCGGGGATGGGCCGCCGCGACGAGGCGCTTGCCGTGGCGGACGAGACCGTCACCATCTCCCGCCGCCTCGCGTCCCGCAGTCCCGCCGCCTTCAGCCACCTGCACGCGTTCTGCCTGAACAACCTGGGTGCCCATCGCTCAGCGTCGGGACGATGGGATGAAGCGCTCTCTGCGACCGAGGAGGCCGTCGCCCTCTACCGGAAGGCGTCCCAGGACGACCCCGTCACCCACGAGCCCGCCCTCGCAGGCGCGCTCACCAATCTCGGCCTGTACCTGACGCTGATGGGCCGGCTGGAGGAGGCGGTCACCGTCGCTGAGGACGCGGTGGACACCCGCCGTCGGCTGGCGGTCGCCCTTCCCGCCGCCCACGAGCCCGATCTCGCCGCCTCGTTGTCCACGCTCGGCCTGCTGCTGGCCGACGCTGGACGGCCTGTGGACGCGCTGGCGGTCGAGGAAGACGCACTGGAGATCCGCCGCCGCCTCGCCGACGCGAGTCCCGCCGCCTTCGAGCACCTTCTCGCCTCCTCGCTGGCGAACCTCGGCCGCCATCTGGCCGCCGTCGGCAGATGGGAAGACGCGCGGGCCCGTACCGAGGACGCCCTGTCCATCCAGCGACGGCTGGCGAAGGCCAACCCTGCGGCCTTCGAGTTCGACCTCGGGCAATCCCTGTCCACACTCGGCGTCCAGCTCGCCAACGCCGGACGCTGGAACGACGCGCTCGTGGTTGCCGAGGAGGCGACGGTCATCATGCGCCGCCTGGCGGACGGCGGGCCGGTCACGTTCCGTGCGGTGCTCGGCCATGCGCTCACCAGCCTGGGCAACCGTCATGCGGAACACGGGCACTGGGACAGCGCCCTGGCCGCCACCCGGGAGGCCGTGGAGATCCAGGGTCGGCTCGCAGCGGACAACCCGGCCACGCATGACCCCGACCACGCTCGGGTGCTGTCGAACCTTGGCAGTCGGCTCGCAGCCACGGGCGACCGCACACAGGCCCTGGTGGCAGCAGAGAGCGCCGTCACGGTTCTCCGGCGGGTTGCGGCGGGATGCCCGGCTGCGTACGAGGCGAGTCTTGGTGTTGCGTTGTCGAATCTGGGCATGTGGCTTGTGGCGGCGGGACGGCTGGATGAGGCCCTTGCTGTCACGGAGGAGGCTGTCGGCGTTCTCCGGCGGGTCGCGGCGGGGTGCCCGGCTGCGTACGAGGCGAGTCTTGGTGTTGCGTTGTCGAATCTGGGCATGTGGCTTGTGGCGGCGGGACGGCTGGATGAGGCCCTTGCTGTCACGGAGGAGGCTGTCGGCGTTCTCCGGCGGGTCGCGACGGAGTGCCCGGCCGCGTACGAGGCAAACCTCGCCACGGCACTGGCTGCCATGAGCTGGACCCGGCACCAGGCCCAGCAGCATCTCCCGCAAGCCCAGCACGCCGCCACCGAGGCAGTCCAGCTGTTCCGCACGCTGGCGGAGGAGCGCCCCGAGCGCTTCGCTGGCGTGGTGGGGCCGGTGTCGAGGCTTCGGAACGCCCTGGCCCGTGAGGACAAGCCGGACGGCGACACTGCGGACTTCTGGGAATGGGTCGTGGTCAATGCCGAGGACCTGGAGGCGTAG